The following coding sequences lie in one bacterium genomic window:
- a CDS encoding SDR family oxidoreductase: MIKEKFSLENKRGIITGASRGLGRGMAEGLVEMGADLVIAARDKDRLEKAAQELRVYGTRVIPVVTDVSNDDEVKRLVDTARSELGGIDFLFCNAGIVRRGVSHEHSMEDFDDVFRINVRSVFLLSQLAARVMIEQGRGGSIVLTDSVLSVHGSLNVPGYASSKGAINMLVRALANDWGPYGIRVNGIGPGFSETDMTEGVRNSPERYGYLTSRMALGRWGKPEDFAGAAVYLASDASGYMTGTTLYIDGGFLAM, translated from the coding sequence GTGATTAAGGAGAAATTCAGTCTGGAGAATAAGAGGGGCATTATTACCGGGGCATCTCGCGGTCTCGGCAGAGGTATGGCCGAAGGACTGGTCGAAATGGGAGCGGACCTGGTTATTGCTGCCCGTGACAAAGACAGGCTGGAGAAGGCCGCCCAGGAACTGAGAGTTTATGGAACGAGAGTCATACCGGTTGTGACCGATGTCAGTAATGACGATGAGGTCAAGCGTCTCGTTGATACGGCTCGTTCGGAATTGGGCGGTATCGACTTTCTTTTCTGCAATGCAGGAATCGTACGGCGCGGTGTTTCGCATGAACATTCAATGGAAGATTTCGATGATGTATTTAGGATCAATGTCCGCTCGGTTTTTCTCCTGTCGCAGCTTGCTGCACGTGTCATGATCGAACAGGGCCGCGGCGGGTCGATTGTTCTGACCGACTCGGTGCTTTCAGTGCACGGCAGCCTCAATGTTCCCGGTTATGCATCTTCCAAAGGGGCGATTAACATGCTCGTGCGGGCGCTTGCCAATGACTGGGGGCCGTACGGAATCCGTGTCAACGGCATCGGTCCCGGCTTCAGTGAAACGGATATGACCGAGGGCGTCCGCAATTCGCCCGAACGGTACGGATACCTTACAAGCAGGATGGCGCTCGGGCGTTGGGGGAAACCCGAGGATTTCGCCGGAGCTGCCGTATACCTTGCAAGCGATGCCTCAGGATATATGACCGGAACGACGCTCTATATTGATGGCGGGTTTCTGGCGATGTAA
- the lexA gene encoding transcriptional repressor LexA, whose translation MSKNLTKRQASILSFIKEFAIEYGYPPTIPEIQAQFDIKSPNGVNNHIKALIRKGYLKRESSRARALDIVGRRDGFPIIGNVAAGAPLLAQENLEGYFNMHDVYGSSDEIFMLRVKGESMIKAGIFDGDYVIVRMQQIIEPGEIGVAFLEDEATVKRIYCDGNIIRLVPENDALQPITVRNTDPSFRIGGKVVGVIRKM comes from the coding sequence ATGTCGAAAAATCTCACCAAACGTCAGGCTTCGATTCTTTCATTCATCAAAGAGTTTGCGATCGAGTACGGGTATCCGCCGACTATTCCTGAAATCCAGGCACAATTTGACATTAAATCGCCTAACGGAGTCAACAATCACATCAAGGCGCTCATCCGTAAAGGGTATTTGAAACGTGAATCATCACGGGCACGGGCGCTCGATATTGTCGGAAGACGTGACGGCTTCCCCATCATCGGCAATGTCGCTGCCGGGGCGCCGCTTCTCGCCCAGGAAAACCTCGAAGGCTATTTCAACATGCACGATGTGTATGGTTCATCTGACGAAATTTTCATGCTCCGCGTCAAAGGTGAAAGCATGATTAAAGCCGGTATTTTCGATGGAGATTATGTCATCGTGAGAATGCAGCAGATAATCGAGCCCGGTGAAATAGGCGTCGCATTCCTGGAAGACGAGGCGACGGTCAAGCGAATCTACTGTGACGGCAACATTATCAGGCTTGTTCCTGAAAATGATGCACTGCAGCCTATTACTGTCAGAAACACCGACCCGTCGTTCCGTATCGGCGGAAAAGTTGTCGGCGTTATCCGGAAAATGTAA
- a CDS encoding ATP-dependent helicase — MINLTEEQNSAVLHSQGPACVVAGAGTGKTTALVYRIFFLVDHQNIAPNRIIITTFTRKATAELYDRAFQHLGKVAQQLRISTIDALIWDFACKAMHRELMRSAQLIGEPNQRVLLFHCAWEEFGNKSTCSRNIWTEKADKAGLVSLLEKSIRAEMANRQEKQKIYCLIQSKLDELKNRSHYYSWFSMPNLNDLKLTAKRYYKKLKELTATDYDLMNKDFLLCLKQYKEFSEELVSESDAILVDEFQDVSDIQAEILLLLSGKRRNIWVVGDPCQQIYEWRGAGSENMLWFIKVTRAKKYYLTENWRSTQAILNCAYHLLSKKIPSIETNGMLKLLISKRDQESVDNVRHPVYTATLEQALLFIKRYLKSNPKIKQSDIALLSSKLDSRTRNEIEDKTYNKFNKQYYSSRADSAMEGIIGTLPAWKPGNALNNLYKHPDIQNLVSRSLISKIFFDLRSIRPLATASEAIDSTLPPQAFTFIEAWPALKNTQDREVSVTNAVISKQNAIQVMTIHAAKGLEFPIVILMKFGKAFPNPVDTEDYRLAYVGATRARDILIIVHTIQKPIEILSALGDNLIPIRDDRTTNVRPKIKAYSKPTTPPIIAATDLDLYEQCPLKFAAYHEGRFLPKWSIPQSIGSRMHKALEYYLRAGIKTDKTSINNCFKRGLQDGDSPLRKLPCKDIEKMKQSYKEIIETISETSQKVLSIESRYRYLHDGSGQIDGVVDAVIEQRDGVIVLKEWKTSTDIETKKRQYELQARAGALGFCAQSFFPIQMVEIVPIFNPALTISLRYDDTFMAKTNEMLDKVFKDLNDRRYEPQRGNHCKLCQLKFQCPAWYKS, encoded by the coding sequence ATGATCAATTTAACAGAAGAACAGAACAGTGCCGTTTTACATTCACAAGGACCAGCTTGTGTCGTGGCTGGTGCTGGAACTGGAAAAACAACCGCGCTCGTCTATCGCATATTTTTTTTGGTTGACCATCAAAACATTGCCCCTAACCGTATCATTATAACTACTTTCACGCGTAAAGCTACTGCTGAACTCTACGACCGGGCTTTCCAACACCTTGGCAAAGTTGCACAGCAATTAAGAATCTCAACAATAGATGCTTTAATTTGGGATTTTGCATGCAAAGCAATGCATCGGGAATTGATGCGTTCTGCACAGTTAATTGGAGAACCCAACCAGCGAGTTCTATTGTTTCACTGCGCGTGGGAAGAATTCGGCAATAAAAGCACTTGCTCAAGAAATATTTGGACTGAAAAAGCAGATAAGGCAGGTCTCGTCAGTTTGCTGGAGAAAAGCATCCGAGCAGAAATGGCCAACAGACAAGAAAAGCAAAAAATCTATTGCTTAATTCAAAGCAAGCTTGATGAACTGAAAAATAGGTCTCATTACTATTCATGGTTCAGTATGCCCAATCTTAATGACTTGAAACTGACAGCGAAGAGATATTACAAAAAGTTGAAAGAGTTGACGGCAACTGATTACGACCTGATGAATAAAGATTTTCTACTTTGCTTGAAACAATACAAGGAGTTTTCCGAAGAGCTTGTATCAGAATCTGACGCTATACTTGTAGATGAATTTCAAGACGTCAGTGATATTCAAGCCGAAATACTTCTTCTGCTATCAGGAAAGCGACGGAATATCTGGGTAGTCGGAGATCCTTGCCAGCAAATATATGAATGGCGGGGTGCAGGGTCAGAGAATATGCTTTGGTTCATCAAGGTAACGAGAGCCAAGAAGTATTACTTGACTGAGAACTGGCGCTCTACGCAAGCAATTTTGAATTGTGCTTACCATTTGCTTAGCAAGAAGATTCCAAGTATAGAGACAAATGGAATGCTCAAGTTATTAATTTCAAAAAGGGATCAAGAATCTGTTGATAATGTTAGACATCCGGTCTATACTGCCACACTCGAACAGGCACTTCTATTTATCAAAAGGTATTTGAAATCAAACCCCAAAATTAAACAAAGTGACATTGCCTTACTCTCAAGTAAATTAGATTCAAGAACAAGAAATGAAATTGAGGATAAAACATATAATAAATTCAATAAACAATACTATTCTTCACGGGCAGATAGTGCAATGGAAGGAATAATCGGTACTCTACCCGCATGGAAACCGGGAAACGCTCTGAATAATCTCTATAAACATCCGGACATACAAAATCTGGTCTCTCGCTCTCTCATCTCAAAAATTTTTTTTGACCTTCGTTCAATTCGACCACTTGCTACAGCATCTGAAGCCATAGACAGCACGCTGCCACCACAAGCGTTTACATTCATTGAAGCTTGGCCAGCATTGAAAAATACTCAAGATAGAGAAGTTTCTGTTACCAATGCTGTTATTAGCAAACAGAATGCAATCCAGGTAATGACCATCCATGCCGCGAAGGGACTGGAATTCCCGATTGTTATTTTAATGAAATTTGGAAAAGCTTTCCCTAATCCCGTAGATACGGAAGACTACCGACTCGCTTATGTTGGCGCAACACGAGCGAGAGATATTTTGATTATTGTTCATACAATTCAGAAACCCATTGAAATACTTAGCGCATTGGGTGATAATCTTATACCTATCAGGGATGACAGAACAACAAATGTTCGCCCAAAGATTAAAGCATATTCGAAACCGACAACACCTCCGATAATTGCAGCGACTGATCTCGACCTCTACGAACAATGCCCCTTAAAATTTGCTGCATATCACGAAGGACGGTTTCTCCCTAAATGGTCTATTCCGCAGAGCATCGGATCAAGAATGCACAAAGCACTTGAATATTACCTTCGAGCAGGTATAAAAACAGATAAAACATCAATTAATAATTGTTTCAAGCGGGGTCTACAGGATGGAGATTCACCATTACGGAAATTACCTTGTAAAGATATCGAAAAGATGAAACAATCCTACAAAGAAATAATTGAAACAATTTCAGAAACCTCACAGAAGGTTCTATCAATAGAATCGAGGTATAGATACTTGCACGATGGATCCGGACAGATTGACGGGGTAGTTGATGCCGTCATCGAGCAACGGGATGGTGTAATTGTTTTAAAAGAGTGGAAAACTTCTACGGATATTGAGACAAAAAAACGGCAGTACGAACTTCAGGCGAGAGCAGGTGCATTGGGCTTTTGTGCACAGAGTTTTTTTCCAATACAAATGGTAGAGATTGTTCCGATCTTTAACCCGGCACTGACAATTTCACTTCGTTATGATGATACATTCATGGCGAAGACTAACGAAATGCTTGATAAAGTATTTAAAGACCTTAATGACAGAAGGTATGAACCGCAACGTGGCAATCACTGCAAATTATGCCAACTTAAATTTCAGTGTCCTGCTTGGTATAAGTCATAA